The genomic DNA TTCAACAAGCTGAAGAGGTTCAAAGGGTTGAAGCCACGTGAACTGTCCGCCATCAAAGACTGTTTGGAAGTAGTGAGTGATAGTTTGGACCGGGTAAGCAAATCCATCAAGGAGCTCAAGACTTGTGAACGGGCCAAGGGTCAGCAGTTCCTTTGGCATATGAGTAATGTCCAGACATGGGTTAGCTCTGCACTGACTGATGAGAACACGTGTACGGATGGGTTCGGCGGTCGGGCCATGGAGGGTCGGATTAAAACTTCGGTTCGGGCTCAGATCGCTAGTGTTGCACATGTTACTAGCAATGCTCTAGCACTTGTTAACAACTTTGCCAAGAAGCATTAGTTGATGATAGGTGGACCCCAGTGTACCACTCTTGTAATGAacctttttgttttaaaaactaGTAGGTTTGCTAACTCAATCGTGTTGAGTCGAGTCAGGTCAGTTTAAATATTACGACTATAAAACATGTATAAATACGAT from Helianthus annuus cultivar XRQ/B chromosome 7, HanXRQr2.0-SUNRISE, whole genome shotgun sequence includes the following:
- the LOC110869185 gene encoding 21 kDa protein, coding for MASKIAIPLIFLAVVYLAGTTIATGAKPSFIKSSCATVRYPVICVKSLSPFAKTIQNSPAQLAHTALAVSLKQSQSTQDYFNKLKRFKGLKPRELSAIKDCLEVVSDSLDRVSKSIKELKTCERAKGQQFLWHMSNVQTWVSSALTDENTCTDGFGGRAMEGRIKTSVRAQIASVAHVTSNALALVNNFAKKH